A region of Solanum stenotomum isolate F172 unplaced genomic scaffold, ASM1918654v1 scaffold21668, whole genome shotgun sequence DNA encodes the following proteins:
- the LOC125851028 gene encoding probable LRR receptor-like serine/threonine-protein kinase At3g47570 gives MEIKESVLRSGTSIAVKVFNLKLEAAFKSFDTECEVLRSLRHRNLVKVITSCSNLDFKALVLEYMPNESLDKYLYSHNYFLDIRQSLSIMIDVACALEYLHHGCSLPVIHCDLKPSNVLMDEDMVVHLSDFGISKLLGEDESDLYTKTLATIG, from the exons aTGGAGATTAAAGAAA GTGTTCTCAGAAGTGGGACTTCCATTGCAGTTAAAGTGTTCAATCTGAAATTGGAAGCGGCATTCAAGAGTTTTGATACAGAATGTGAAGTTTTGCGCAGCCTTCGGCATAGGAATCTCGTGAAAGTCATCACTAGTTGCTCCAACCTTGATTTTAAAGCTTTAGTGCTCGAGTATATGCCTAATGAAAGTCTTGACAAGTATTTGTATTCGCATAACTACTTCCTAGACATTAGGCAGAGCCTAAGCATTATGATAGATGTGGCATGTGCGTTGGAATATCTCCATCATGGATGCTCCTTGCCCGTGATTCACTGTGATCTAAAGCCTAGTAACGTTTTGATGGATGAGGATATGGTTGTCCACCTAAGCGACTTTGGTATTTCAAAACTGCTTGGTGAAGATGAGAGTGATTTATACACAAAAACCTTAGCAACAATTGGATAA